One part of the Rutidosis leptorrhynchoides isolate AG116_Rl617_1_P2 chromosome 1, CSIRO_AGI_Rlap_v1, whole genome shotgun sequence genome encodes these proteins:
- the LOC139874784 gene encoding uncharacterized protein, whose protein sequence is MENADVTFTQYGITEEEGDKLVAEVIRYVLFKTHQNSGCPIKRDELTQLITKNYSNNRSLPGMVLNKAIAKISSIFGYDMKELQRSRPSSTNQARSSQSSADAKSYIVISQLDPGVYRKHIEDTTKSHLTGLTFVVIGIVHLAGGKITEESLWHHLGRLGLSQDDERHIEFGNTKQAIETLVQQRYLQKDKTNGPEGLTLYYELAERGLNTTSNSSFKEALSQIVMNEAPAIDLD, encoded by the exons ATGGAAAATGCAGATGTAACTTTCACCCAATACGGTATCACCGAAGAG GAAGGTGATAAGCTTGTCGCTGAAGTCATACGCTACGTCCTCTTTAAAACGCACCAGAATTCTGGATGCCCGATAAAGAGGGACGAGCTGACTCAGTTAATCACGAAAAACTACAGTAATAACCGCTCCCTTCCGGGTATGGTTCTTAATAAAGCCATTGCAAAGATATCGAGTATTTTTGGGTATGATATGAAGGAGCTGCAACGTTCTCGTCCTTCTTCAACAAATCAGGCCCGCTCTTCTCAGA GTTCTGCAGATGCAAAATCGTACATTGTTATTAGTCAGCTAGATCCTGGAGTTTACAGAAAACACATTGAAGATACTACAAAATCACATTTAACCGGCTTAACATTTGTTGTTATTGGCATTGTTCATCTTGCAGGAGGCAAAATTACTGAAG AAAGTCTTTGGCACCATTTGGGACGACTGGGTTTGTCTCAGGATGATGAAAGACATATTGAATTTGGGAACACCAAACAGGCAATCGAAACACTTGTTCAGCAAAG ATATTTGCAGAAAGATAAAACAAATGGTCCTGAAGGCTTGACCCTCTACTATGAGCTTGCAGAGAGAGGTTTGAATACAACATCCAACAGTAGCTTCAAAGAAGCTTTATCACAG ATTGTGATGAATGAGGCACCTGCAATTGACCTTGACTAG